In a genomic window of Styela clava chromosome 11, kaStyClav1.hap1.2, whole genome shotgun sequence:
- the LOC120348085 gene encoding sodium-coupled monocarboxylate transporter 1-like, with translation MESANSYLLPVDFVIFGGTLFVCASIGVYFAYKDRKVQTTENYYFGRRNVNPIIVAMSLSVSYISALTVIGNPVEVYLFGSVYAWTVVANLIGFIAASIYYIPLYHRLRINSVYEYVDRRFHPRIRSFASSMAMIKLTFYLGITVYLPSLALSAVTPLGLNWTIALTSILCTFYTSIGGMKAVIWTDVLQALIMIAGMLAIFIQAIMMYGGFGPIMDAADRGDRNNLFKLDIDPRIRSTVWTIGGGLALNTCYLSCCSQVTTQRYLSCNSVRSSRIAALLQWIPGTIMVLLSIANGLVMYAYYEGCDPLLSGAIDKNDQAMPRIALEIFRNLPGMAGMFASAAFSGTLSSISSGVNSLSALALEDFVIPCFPAMSTTRKMVFSRLLTVVFGGVVMGIAYTVSLLSSNIIQINQITVSFGTPILSVFTMGMFMPWINSWGALSGMISGIVCGSWIALASINQATYPATSESLPVSTSNCTLTNFLHNATTTSSTDILEDTTTLESMSTIYDEYGSVLQYTLYSMSPFLYGTFAFFVSIIVGHIVSLFTGVEIA, from the exons ATGGAATCAGCAAATTCATATTTACTTCCTGTTGACTTTGTAATATTTGGAG GAACACTGTTTGTCTGCGCTTCGATTGGCGTGTACTTTGCTTACAAGGACAGGAAAGTTCAAACAACGGAAAACTACTATTTTGGACGGAGAAATGTGAACCCG ATTATTGTTGCAATGTCATTATCAGTGTCATACATATCAGCGCTTACTGTCATTGGCAATCCAGTCGAAGTATATCTTTTTGGTAGCGTATATGCATGGACCGTGGTTGCAAACCTCATAGGATTTATTGCTGCTTCAATATATTACATTCCATTGTATCATCGGCTTCGTATAAATAGCGTATACGAG TATGTGGATCGACGTTTTCATCCTAGAATACGATCATTTGCTTCATCAATGGCGATGATTAAATTG acaTTTTACCTGGGGATAACTGTATATCTTCCTTCTCTTGCGTTGAGCGCAGTGACACCTCTTGGACTAAACTGGACAATTGCATTGACAAGTATCCTCTGCACATTTTACACTAGCATC GGAGGAATGAAAGCAGTGATATGGACGGATGTTCTGCAAGCTCTTATAATGATTGCAGGAATGCTTGCAATTTTCATCCAGGCAATAATGATGTATGGAGGCTTCGGACCAATAATGGATGCCGCAGACCGTGGAGATAGAAACAATTTGTTCAA ACTAGACATTGATCCCAGAATTCGAAGTACCGTGTGGACAATTGGAGGTGGATTGGCACTCAATACTTGTTATTTGAGTTGTTGTAGTCAAGTCACAACTCAGAGATATTTGTCATGTAATTCAGTTCGATCATCTAGAAT AGCTGCATTGTTACAATGGATTCCTGGCACAATCATGGTCCTTCTCTCCATTGCAAATGGTTTAGTCATGTATGCTTATTATGAAGGATGCGATCCACTGTTATCGGGTGCGATTGATAAAAATGACCAAGCAATGCCTAGGATAGCCCTGGAAATATTTCGAAATTTGCCTGGAATGGCCGGAATGTTTGCGTCGGCTGCATTTAGTGGAACGCTGAG CTCAATATCATCGGGAGTCAACTCTCTATCAGCCCTGGCGCTGGAAGATTTTGTCATTCCATGTTTTCCAGCGATGTCGACAACAAGAAAAATGGTTTTCTCCAGACTATTAA CTGTAGTATTTGGAGGAGTGGTTATGGGAATAGCGTACACCGTTTCGCTTTTATCTTCAAACATTATCCAAATCAACCAGATAACTGTGTCTTTCGGAACACCAATTCTAAGCGTTTTCACAATGGGCATGTTTATGCCTTGGATTAACAGTTGG GGAGCGTTGTCAGGAATGATAAGTGGCATTGTCTGCGGAAGTTGGATCGCTCTGGCTTCGATTAATCAAGCAACCTACCCAGCTACAAGTGAGTCCTTACCCGTGTCCACTAGCAATTGCACTTTGACGAATTTTCTACATAATGCCACAACTACGTCATCTACCGATATACTCGAAGATACCACTACACTCGAATCAATGTCTACGATATATGACGAATACGG ATCTGTTTTACAATATACTCTGTATTCTATGTCGCCGTTTTTATATGGGACATTTGCATTCTTCGTTTCTATTATCGTCGGGCATATCGTCTCACTATTTACAG GTGTCGAAATTGCTTAA
- the LOC120347060 gene encoding polyribonucleotide 5'-hydroxyl-kinase Clp1-like — translation MAVAMTASDEKGINKDMVQDFKVSKENELRFEVEAKERVKLELMDGIAEIFGTELVRTRSYIFESSSKIAVFTWFGCSIRLTGKLEAAYVSKETPMTIYLNTHAAVELMRRKSQAEELRGPRVLVVGPQDVGKSTFCKLLLNYATRMGRKPTLIDLDVGQGGISIPGTIAALTVERPSDPVDGFDTKVPLVYHFGHTSPNGNLKLYEVLISRIADVFNAKSECNLNVRASGCVINSCGWIKGQGYNCILHAAQSFEADVVLVLDNERLHNDLKRDLPEFVNIVLLPKSPGVVERSRELRRDHREERIKEYFYGPNKIYFPHAFDVKFSEISIFKIGAPALPDSCLPLGMEEDDTQTKLVPVRPQRDLVHHILSLSMAESLEENLVETNVAGFVVVTGVDPETETLSVLAPAPYPLPRRHFLIMDIRFIDINK, via the coding sequence ATGGCAGTTGCAATGACAGCCTCTGATGAGAAGGGTATTAACAAGGACATGGTACAGGATTTCAAAGTCTCAAAGGAAAATGAACTGCGATTTGAAGTTGAAGCAAAAGAAAGAGTTAAGCTTGAGCTTATGGATGGAATTGCTGAAATCTTTGGTACTGAACTTGTAAGAACCAGgtcatatatatttgaatcatCGTCCAAAATTGCTGTTTTCACCTGGTTCGGATGTTCTATAAGATTGACAGGCAAACTTGAAGCTGCATATGTTTCAAAAGAGACTCCGATGACGATTTATCTTAACACCCATGCAGCTGTTGAGTTAATGAGAAGGAAATCTCAAGCTGAAGAATTGAGAGGGCCGCGAGTGTTGGTTGTTGGCCCTCAAGATGTGGGCAAGAGCACATTCTGTAAACTGTTATTAAATTACGCCACACGCATGGGAAGAAAACCAACTTTAATCGATTTGGATGTAGGTCAGGGTGGAATATCTATCCCAGGCACCATAGCTGCTCTTACGGTTGAAAGACCATCTGACCCTGTTGATGGTTTTGATACCAAGGTACCACTTGTTTATCATTTCGGACACACATCACCAAATGGGAATTTAAAACTCTATGAAGTGTTGATTTCAAGAATTGCAGATGTGTTTAATGCAAAAAGTGAATGTAATTTAAATGTAAGAGCAAGTGGATGTGTAATTAACTCGTGTGGATGGATCAAAGGACAAGGCTATAACTGTATATTGCATGCGGCTCAGTCTTTTGAGGCTGATGTTGTATTAGTTCTTGATAATGAAAGACTTCACAATGATCTTAAGCGAGACTTACCAGAATTCGTTAATATAGTTCTTTTGCCAAAATCTCCTGGTGTTGTAGAACGATCTCGCGAATTGCGTAGAGATCACAGGGAAGAACGAATCAAAGAATATTTTTATGGAcccaataaaatatatttccctCATGCGTTTGATGTGAAATTCTCTGAAAtctcaattttcaaaattggtGCTCCTGCTTTGCCAGACTCTTGTTTGCCATTGGGAATGGAGGAAGACGATACACAAACCAAACTTGTACCAGTGAGACCACAAAGAGATTTAGTTCATCACATATTGAGTCTAAGCATGGCTGAATCCTTGGAGGAAAATCTTGTTGAAACAAATGTTGCCGGTTTTGTTGTTGTAACTGGTGTTGATCCAGAGACTGAGACACTGAGTGTGTTAGCTCCAGCTCCATATCCTTTACCGCGAAGACATTTTCTTATCATGGATATTAGATTTATTGATATAAACAAGTAA
- the LOC120347061 gene encoding ubiquitin-associated domain-containing protein 1-like: MYKESGPSNFAINIFSMQGHKVLVDVQTDMSIESVKNEAVKKLSNMRGSGFDNTAEYTLVCAVGQCRRLFNKNTIKSENLTAADILLLYNVQEQSSKDPGVPTRSIPTMPGIKKATEGLVARGKSVGEAASSANSATGTLEQTFRKILLTLLDLSYKLMFFDEEADGLFCSKSKTLNLVDPSLISSLTAMGFSEAMACKALRVNQMDMEAAMDWLLHNPESREESAMDTDTETDENETEDKDDDKHSAKRVKRRLDAWRKKNQRLQPSNEHITILVGMGFTKEDSTQALKLNGNNPSAACDWLLGDRKVPDDDPNDGLAPDSELYKAIVSNPTIHIGLHNKRVLEALEDMLENPLRRHNWANDSTVGSVILQILKLYHKYSNSG; the protein is encoded by the coding sequence ATGTATAAAGAATCTGGTCCATCTAACTTTGCAATAAATATCTTCAGTATGCAAGGACATAAAGTACTAGTTGATGTTCAAACAGACATGTCCATCGAATCTGTGAAAAATGAAGCTGTcaaaaaactttcaaatatgcGGGGCAGTGGATTTGATAACACTGCAGAATACACACTAGTATGTGCAGTGGGACAATGTAGACGTTTGTTCAACAAAAACACCATAAAATCTGAGAATTTGACTGCCGCTGATATTCTTCTGTTATACAATGTTCAAGAACAAAGTAGTAAAGATCCAGGAGTCCCAACCAGATCTATTCCAACAATGCCAGGAATAAAGAAGGCAACAGAAGGTTTAGTAGCTCGAGGGAAATCAGTCGGCGAAGCTGCGTCATCTGCTAATTCTGCTACAGGCACACTTGAGCAAACTTTTCGTAAGATATTGCTCACTTTGCTTGACCTTTCTTACAAACTGATGTTTTTTGATGAAGAAGCTGATGGATTGTTTTGTTCTAAAAGTAAAACATTGAATCTGGTGGATCCTAGTCTCATTTCTTCACTGACTGCGATGGGATTTTCTGAAGCAATGGCCTGCAAAGCTTTAAGAGTGAATCAAATGGATATGGAAGCTGCCATGGATTGGCTGTTACACAATCCTGAAAGTAGAGAGGAAAGTGCGATGGACACCGATACGGAAACGGATGAAAATGAAACCGAGGATAAGGATGATGATAAACATTCCGCAAAACGAGTGAAAAGACGCCTTGATGCTTGGCGTAAGAAAAATCAGCGTTTACAGCCAAGCAATGAACATATAACAATACTTGTAGGCATGGGGTTTACCAAGGAAGACAGTACTCAGGCGCTTAAACTTAATGGAAATAATCCAAGTGCTGCATGTGACTGGCTTttaggggataggaaggttccAGATGATGACCCAAATGATGGCTTAGCTCCTGACAGTGAACTGTATAAAGCAATTGTCAGTAATCCCACAATACATATAGGGTTACACAATAAAAGAGTTTTGGAAGCCTTAGAAGACATGCTTGAAAATCCCTTGAGGAGACACAATTGGGCAAATGATTCGACTGTAGGTTCTGTAATTCTACAAATATTAAAGCTTTATCATAAATATTCCAATTCTGGTTAG
- the LOC120347062 gene encoding uncharacterized protein LOC120347062: MNVATIYLLLATIMFGIEAAQFTQLKCFQFRYKLGQQRCKPEKSFKGDLVPCYNLCNKELVKFEDCNEYPANMHCCVHDCRCVIRGAGFVKIPQNYTLSLDDEKISQWMKTGVEEGCESKNKYSSSAKMTESENTKTNLKLPIDKQDKYAIIQDVQTTATATGSSDNKETRNSSIASQEGTSKTPEEKGPDKTTTANTVQSKTSTKTEAVKTSAAKCATKEHILSRIASKMTGIFKQMGVGWEMKVNDGCN, encoded by the exons ATGAACGTGGCAACAATCTATCTACTTCTGGCGACAATTATGTTTGGAATTGAAGCAGCTCAATTTACTCAACTTAAATGTTTTCAATTTCGCTACAAATTGGGACAGCAGCGATGCAAACCAG AAAAAAGTTTCAAAGGTGATTTAGTACCATGCTACAACTTATGTAACAAAGAATTGGTTAAATTTGAAGATTGTAATGAATATCCTGCTAATATGCATTGCTGCGTTCACGACTGCAGATGTGTCATCAGAGGAG CCGGATTTGTTAAAATTCCACAAAACTACACGCTTTCTCTCGACGACGAAAAGATATCGCAGTGGATGAAGACCGGAGTAGAAGAAGGATGTGAgtcaaaaaacaaatattcttcATCAGCAAAGATGACTGAGTCTGAAAATACCAAGACAAACCTGAAATTACCTATTGACAAGCAAGATAAATATGCAATAATACAAGACGTTCAAACAACAGCAACAGCTACCGGATCAAGCGATAACAAAGAAACCCGGAACTCATCCATTGCTAGCCAAGAGGGAACTTCAAAAACACCAGAAGAAAAAGGCCCAGATAAAACAACTACCGCAAATACTGTACAAAGCAAAACGAGCACAAAAACAGAGGCAGTGAAGACGTCCGCGGCCAAATGTGCTACAAAAGAACATATCTTATCGCGAATTGCAAGTAAAATGACTGGAATATTCAAGCAGATGGGTGTTGGTTGGGAAATGAAAGTCAACGATGGATGCAATTGA